A section of the Falco peregrinus isolate bFalPer1 chromosome 3, bFalPer1.pri, whole genome shotgun sequence genome encodes:
- the LOC101924438 gene encoding kelch-like protein 31, with protein sequence MAPKKKTPKKPKVDKEDASITPVMVEDSLLDVEHLNHLNGLYDSGSNGFHCTATEVEAPDHGASLLEGMNQMRQKQFLCDLTIATKTKSFEVHKLVLASCSEYFHRLLQRDPQLRQVELHDISPLGLTTIITYAYTGKLSLSLYTIGSTIAAATQLQVPTLLNMCSDFLIREMAVENCVYIANISATYSLNQVKDATRKFIRENFLEFSKTDQFMKLPFDQINELLMDDGLQIPSEVAAFQIAVKWLEFDPKRVRYAADLLSNIRFGTISAPDLVNHVQPVPRMMQDPQCHKLLVDAMNYHLLPHQQNSLQSRRTRIRGGQRVLVTVGGRPALTEKALSRDISYRDAEGNWNKLTEMPAKSFNQCVVVMDGFIYIAGGEDQNDARNQAKHAVSSLNRYDPRFNTWLHLASMQHRRTHFSLNACEGLLYAVGGRNAEGALASVECYVPTTNSWQSKASLETPRCCHATTVIDGKLLVTGGYISHAYSRTVCCYEPSSDTWREQARLSTPRGWHCAATVANRAYVLGGSQLGPQGERVDVMSVECYSPLTGQWSYMAPLPTGVSTAGVALLEGRLCLVGGWNESGKRYQKCVQCYNPDLNEWVEDEDLPEATVGVSCCTITLPRPLSSRSRASSVASAAAST encoded by the exons ATGGCACCCAAAAAGAAAACTCCCAAGAAGCCCAAGGTGGATAAAGAGGATGCATCCATCACCCCAGTGATGGTGGAAGATTCTTTGCTAGATGTTGAACACCTCAATCACTTGAATGGATTGTACGACAGCGGCTCTAACGGCTTCCACTGCACGGCCACGGAGGTTGAAGCGCCAGACCATGGAGCCAGCCTTTTGGAGGGGATGAACCAGATGCGCCAGAAGCAGTTCCTCTGCGATCTCACCATTGCCACGAAAACAAAGTCTTTTGAGGTGCATAAGCTCGTCCTGGCTTCCTGCAGCGAGTACTTCCACCGCCTGCTGCAGAGGGACCCTCAGCTGCGCCAGGTGGAGCTCCACGACATCTCACCACTGGGCCTGACCACCATCATCACCTATGCCTACACGGGGAAGCTGAGCCTCTCACTGTACACCATCGGCAGCACCATCGCTGCGGCCACCCAGCTGCAGGTGCCAACACTGCTGAACATGTGCAGTGACTTCCTCATTCGGGAGATGGCTGTGGAGAACTGCGTGTACATCGCCAACATCTCAGCCACCTACAGCCTCAACCAGGTGAAAGACGCCACACGGAAATTCATCCGGGAAAACTTCCTGGAGTTCTCCAAGACTGACCAGTTCATGAAACTCCCCTTCGATCAGATCAATGAGTTGCTGATGGATGATGGCCTGCAGATACCCAGTGAGGTTGCAGCTTTCCAGATCGCTGTCAAGTGGCTGGAGTTTGACCCGAAACGGGTCCGCTATGCTGCTGACCTCCTGAGCAACATTCGATTTGGCACAATCTCAGCTCCGGACTTGGTCAACCATGTGCAACCTGTGCCACGCATGATGCAAGATCCACAATGCCACAAGCTCCTTGTGGATGCTATGAATTACCACCTGCTCCCTCACCAGCAAAACAGCCTTCAGTCTCGGAGAACCAGGATACGGGGAGGCCAGAGAGTGCTTGTCACAGTTGGGGGTCGTCCAGCTTTGACCGAGAAGGCTCTTAGCAGGGACATCAGCTACAGGGATGCAGAGGGAAACTGGAACAAGCTGACAGAGATGCCAGCAAAAAGTTTTAACCAGTGCGTTGTGGTGATGGATGGATTCATCTACATTGCGGGTGGTGAAGACCAAAACGATGCCAGGAACCAGGCCAAGCATGCCGTCAGCAGCCTGAACAG GTACGACCCCCGCTTCAACACCTGGCTGCACCTGGCCAGCATGCAGCACAGGAGGACGCACTTCAGCCTGAACGCCTGCGAAGGGCTCCTCTACGCTGTCGGAGGGCGCAACGCCGAGGGCGCTTTGGCATCTGTCGAGTGCTATGTCCCCACCACCAACAGCTGGCAGAGCAAGGCGAGCCTAGAGACACCCCGCTGCTGCCACGCCACCACTGTCATTGATGGCAAGCTCCTGGTCACCGGTGGCTACATCAGCCATGCCTATTCTCGCACAGTGTGCTGCTACGAGCCCAGCAGTGACACCTGGAGAGAGCAGGCAAggctcagcacccccagggGCTGGCACTGCGCAGCCACCGTGGCCAACCGAGCGTACGTGCTGGGTGGGAGCCAGCTGGGTCCCCAGGGCGAGCGGGTGGACGTGATGTCCGTGGAGTGCTACAGCCCACTCACGGGGCAGTGGAGTTACATGGCACCCCTGCCCACGGGGGTCAGCACAGCTGGGGTGGCTTTGTTGGAGGGGCGCTTATGCCTGGTGGGTGGCTGGAACGAGAGTGGGAAGAGGTATCAGAAATGCGTGCAGTGCTACAATCCTGACCTCAATGAGTGGGTTGAGGACGAGGACCTCCCTGAGGCCACCGTGGGTGTCTCATGCTGCACCATCACCCTCCCACGCCCCCTGAGCTCCAGGTCCCGGGCCAGCTCTGtggcctcagcagcagccagcacataA